In Acinonyx jubatus isolate Ajub_Pintada_27869175 chromosome A3, VMU_Ajub_asm_v1.0, whole genome shotgun sequence, a genomic segment contains:
- the LOC106976681 gene encoding cytochrome c oxidase subunit 5B, mitochondrial, giving the protein MASRLLRGVGSLAAQALRVRGPNGVAAVRSMASGGGVPTDDEQATGLEREVMMAARKGLDPYNMLAPKAASGTKEDPNLVPSITNKRIVGCICEEDNSAVIWFWLHKGEAQRCPSCGTHYKLVPHQLAH; this is encoded by the exons ATGGCTTCAAGGTTACTTCGTGGAGTTGGATCGCTGGCCGCGCAGGCTCTCAGGGTCCGCGGTCCCAATGGAGTCGCCGCAGTGCGCTCCATGGCATCTGGAG GCGGTGTTCCTACTGATGATGAGCAGGCAACTGGGCTGGAGAGGGAGGTCATGATGGCTGCTCGGAAGGGACTG GACCCATACAATATGCTAGCCCCAAAAGCAGCTTCAGGCACCAAGGAAGACCCTAATTTAGTGCCATCTATCACTAACAAGCGAATTGTGGGCTGCATCT GTGAAGAGGACAATAGCGCTGTCATCTGGTTCTGGCTTCACAAAGGCGAGGCCCAGCGATGCCCTAGCTGTGGAACCCATTACAAGCTGGTGCCCCATCAGTTGGCCCACTGA